In one Silene latifolia isolate original U9 population chromosome 10, ASM4854445v1, whole genome shotgun sequence genomic region, the following are encoded:
- the LOC141605947 gene encoding FRIGIDA-like protein 4a — protein MAATTPNPPPQLIESFFSNLDEQKTLLTKYTDLYKTLIDNFTNLQKSLDVKSQTLDSNLQTLDSNLTQTLDSLQKREDSLLELLDSLSATVESRKNVAISEATKTIPEESESISEKLSWVCGRMDPTLLVNFLLVKRREASTLRLKMTEALSECVDAERFIVDAVRDFVEMKREKRVGMTDFRWACSMAVGSMFPPENLKEGKVGMAGLSRVFAKKAVERTETVLREWKEVADNEAAEGDGVGRCGMWHSEAAMFIEVVLGFGLVEMFDREFYKRLIVEFCGRRVMAKLAVPIFGDEIADLIEELVKDGKEIEAIYFAFESGLTERFQPVSLLKTALRKSKKNCMDILKKGRNSSAATDEANSMEMISIKAVIKCVEDHKIEEQFPIENLRKRLAALEKDKADKKGATVRYSKRTGGARPSGTPSTRPSKRSSPYTTFARRDHTPQSRLNPVSMYPHPYTYPSQTTYDTGLATSTYAPSYGGAHIPASTPAPPAPVDQYYGVPGGGVASAGTTLSSSYGSEVGYASYDYGATVAPAYQPPAYPQ, from the exons CTTATACAAAACCCTAATCGATAATTTCACCAATCTTCAGAAATCCCTCGACGTTAAATCCCAAACCCTTGATTCCAACCTCCAAACTCTAGATTCCAACCTCACCCAAACCCTAGATTCCCTCCAAAAACGCGAAGATTCCCTCCTCGAGCTTCTAGATTCTCTTTCTGCCACTGTGGAATCCCGCAAAAATGTCGCGATTTCCGAAGCAACGAAAACGATTCCTGAGGAATCGGAGTCGATTTCGGAGAAATTGAGTTGGGTTTGTGGTAGAATGGACCCCACATTGTTGGTCAATTTTTTGTTGGTGAAACGGAGGGAGGCGTCGACGTTAAGGCTGAAGATGACGGAGGCATTGTCGGAATGTGTCGATGCGGAACGATTCATTGTCGATGCCGTAAGGGATTTTGTGGAGATGAAGAGGGAGAAGAGGGTTGGGATGACTGATTTTAGGTGGGCGTGTTCAATGGCGGTTGGGAGTATGTTTCCGCCGGAGAATTTGAAGGAGGGGAAGGTGGGGATggcgggtttgagtcgggtttttgcTAAAAAGGCGGTGGAGAGGACGGAGACTGTGTTGAGGGAGTGGAAGGAGGTGGCGGATAATGAGGCTGCTGAGGGTGATGGTGTTGGAAGGTGTGGGATGTGGCATTCGGAGGCGGCTATGTTTATCGAGGTCGTCTTGGGGTTCGGGTTGGTGGAGATGTTTGATAGGGAGTTTTATAAGAGGTTGATTGTTGAGTTTTGTGGAAGGAGGGTTATGGCTAAGCTTGCTGTTCCCATTTTCGGGgatgaaattgcag ATTTGATTGAAGAACTGGTGAAAGATGGAAAGGAAATTGAGGCAATTTATTTTGCTTTCGAGTCTGGCCTCACTGAGAGATTCCAGCCTGTGTCCCTTCTCAAGACTGCTTTGCGGAAATCCAAAAAGAATTGCATGGATATACTTAAGAAAGGCCGTAATAGTTCGGCAGCAACT GATGAAGCCAACAGTATGGAGATGATTTCCATCAAAGCTGTCATCAAATGTGTAGAAGACCATAAGATTGAGGAACAGTTTCCCATCGAAAACCTAAGGAAGCGACTTGCTGCACTTGAGAAAGACAAGGCTGATAAGAAGGGTGCCACAGTTAGGTACAGCAAGCGGACCGGTGGTGCTCGGCCTAGTGGGACACCATCCACCCGCCCCTCCAAACGTTCTAGCCCATACACAACATTCGCTCGGAGGGACCATACACCACAATCCCGGCTGAACCCAGTTTCAATGTACCCACACCCGTACACCTATCCAAGCCAGACCACCTATGATACCGGACTTGCTACATCGACTTATGCACCAAGTTATGGTGGGGCCCACATTCCGGCTTCAACTCCGGCCCCACCTGCACCTGTCGACCAATATTATGGGGTACCAGGTGGTGGTGTTGCTAGTGCTGGGACTACTCTAAGTAGCTCCTATGGGTCAGAGGTTGGATATGCATCATACGATTATGGTGCAACTGTCGCACCTGCTTACCAGCCTCCGGCCTATCCACAGTAA